The DNA window GCGTCAGCTCACGGTCGGCTGCTCGGCGCTCGCCGTCGTCGTCGCGCCGTCCGGCTCGGTGTCCAAGGGGAACCGCTTCCCCATCACGATACCGACCAGCATCGCGACCACGGGGATGAGGGCGAGGACGACGCTCACGGCGACGCTTCCGCCCGTGACGAGGGTGAAGTTCGAGAGGACGAGCCACAGCGCGAAGGCGAGACCCACCACCGCGAGGATCGGGAACACCCGTGCACCCCAGGCGCGGCCGGCGACGAGCTCAGGTCGGCGCGCGAAGAAGACGAGGACGGCGATCGAGGTCGTCAGCATCAGCAGCACCATCCCGACGGTCGCCACCCCGGCCATGGAGCCGAAGACCCCGACGAGCGGGTCGAGGCCGGCGAGCGCGAGCGCGGCGAGGACGATGGCCGCCGTCACCGTCTGCACGATCGAGGAGGTCGAGGGTGAGTGGTGTGCCGGGTGGCGTCGACCGAGGCGGGCGGGCAGCACCGACTTCTGCGCGAGCGTGAACTGGTAGCGCGCGATGACGTTGTGGAAGGAGAGGACGCACGCGAACAGGCTGGTGATGAGCAGGACCTGGACGACGTCGCGCATGATCGGGCCGAGGTAGGTGGTCGTCGTGTCGAGCAGGAGGTTGCCTTCGCCGGCGAGTGTCTGCTGGGCGACGGCGACGGCGTTCCCCGCGCCGATGCCCGTCACGAGGGCCCAGCACGAGATCGCGTAGAAGACGCCGATGATGATCACGGCCAGGTAGGTGGCCCGTGGGATGGTGCGCTCCGGGGTGCGTGCCTCGTCCCGGAAGACGGCTGTGGCCTCGAAGCCGATGAAGCCGGTCAGTGCGAAGAG is part of the Plantibacter sp. Leaf314 genome and encodes:
- a CDS encoding APC family permease gives rise to the protein MTVNPIAEPRQRLDGQLGTGSIVFMVIAAAAPLTVIGGNVPIAIGTGNGAGAPIGFALAAVILLVFSVGFVTMTPFVREAGAFFSYVTAGLGSRLGLGSAFTALVAYTAIQVGVYGYMGWALDDLVTFFGGPSLPWWLYSFATMAIVAVLGYRHIDLSAKVLGIALTLEILVVVVLDVVIFATGGADGIAVETFDPSNIFTGGIGVAVLFALTGFIGFEATAVFRDEARTPERTIPRATYLAVIIIGVFYAISCWALVTGIGAGNAVAVAQQTLAGEGNLLLDTTTTYLGPIMRDVVQVLLITSLFACVLSFHNVIARYQFTLAQKSVLPARLGRRHPAHHSPSTSSIVQTVTAAIVLAALALAGLDPLVGVFGSMAGVATVGMVLLMLTTSIAVLVFFARRPELVAGRAWGARVFPILAVVGLAFALWLVLSNFTLVTGGSVAVSVVLALIPVVAMLVGIVMGKRFPLDTEPDGATTTASAEQPTVS